The DNA window CCTGGTCGTTCGTCACCTGCACGACCTCGTCGACGAGCTGGGTCTCGAGGTTCTTCGGCACGAAGCCGGCCCCGATTCCCTGGATACGGTGAGGTCCCGGCGCTCCGCCCGAGAGGACCGGCGAGTGGACCGGCTCGACGGCGACGAGCCTGACGGCCGGCTTCTTCGGCTTCCAGAAGCGGCCGACACCCGTCATCGTCCCGCCCGTGCCGACCCCGGCGACGAAGACGTCCATCGCCCCGTCGGTGTCGTTCCAGAGCTCGACCGCGGTCGTCGCCTCGTGGACGGCGGGGTTCGCGGGATTCTCGAACTGCTGCGGCATCGCGCCGTCGCTGCCGAGACCGGCGAGGATCTCGCCCGCCTTCGCGATGGCGCCCTTCATCCCCTGCGCCGCCGGCGTCAGGACGAGCTCGGCGCCGAGGAGGCGCAGGACCTTGCGCCGCTCGAGCGACATGGACTCCGGCATCGTCAGGATCAGCCGGTACCCCTTCGCGGCCGCCGCGAAGGCGAGGCCGATGCCGGTGTTTCCCGAGGTCGGCTCGACGAGGACGGTCCGGCCGGGGGTGATCTTCCCGTCCCGTTCGAGGGCCTCGATCATCGCGACGCCGATCCGGTCCTTCACCGAGTTGGCCGGGTTGAAGTACTCCAGCTTGGCGGCGACGACCGCTCCCGGCGCCGAGTCCTTCGCCATCCGGTTGAGGCGGACGAGGGGGGTGTTTCCGATGAGCTTCGTGATGTCGGACGCGATCCGCATGGCGGCCTCCTTGGTTCCGGGGTTCCCGGCTCAGATCTCCCAGTCGAGGGCTTCGCGCTCGGCGCGCACGCGCCGGACCAGCTCGCCGACCGTGAGGCGTTGATAGACGGCGAGGCGCGCGCCGGCGGCCTCCGCTTCCAGGGCATCGACGAGGCGGTCCAGGCCGGCCCGGCCCTCGACGGCTTCCGAGTCCGGCGAGGGCCCGGCGAAGGGAGCCAGGACGGCCGCGAGGGGCGTTGCGGAGAGGTTCTGCCCCGCCCGGTATCCCCCCGTTCGGCCTCGGACGGCCACGAGGAGCCCCGCTCGAACGTACGGGGCCAGGAGCTGGTGGACCGATTCTCGCGAGAGGCCGAGAAGGCCTGCCAGTTCGGCAGCGCTTCGCTCGCCGCCCGGGTTCGAACTCACCTCTACCATCGCCTGGATCGCCTTTCTCTGCCTTTGGGTTAAAATCTTGAAAACTCCATTCAACTTTACTAACATTATTTTGAGGCTGATTTCCGAGATGTCAAGACACCTTCTCCTCCCCGTCGTCGCCGTCCTCCTCGCCACCGCACCGTCCGCATCCGCCCAGCGAAGAGACGCGGATGCGCCGAGGGGCGAATCGGACCTCCGTCGCGGGGCCGAGGACCCTCGCCGCAGTCCCATCGTCCGCGCCGTCGAGCAGATCGGCCCCTCGGTCGTGAACATCTCGGCCGAGCGGCTCGTGCGGCGCCGGGCCAGCCCCCTCGACTACTTCGGCGCCCAGGGAGACCGGGCGCGCCGGTCCGAATCGCTCGGCTCCGGGGTGGTACTCGACGCCTCGGGGATCGTCGTGACGAACGACCACGTCATATCCGGAGCCTCGAAGATCTTCGTGACGACGGCGGACGGCCGCGAGCTCGAGGCGGAGCTCCTCGGCGCCGACGCCGACAACGACCTCGCGGTCCTGAAGGTGGACGGCCGGGGACTGAAACCGGTGCGTCTCGGCACGACCGCGGACCTGATGATCGGCGAGACGGCGATCGCCGTGGGGAACCCCTTCGGCCTCTCGAATACCGTCACCACCGGCATCGTCTCCGCCCTCCAGCGGACGGTGAAGGGCGATTCGCGTACCTACACCGACTTCATCCAGACCGACGCGGCAATCAACCCGGGGAACTCCGGGGGGGCCCTCTGCAACGTCGTCGGCGAGCTGATCGGCATCAACACGGCGATCGTCGGCGGGGCGAACACCATCGGCTTCGCGATCCCCGTCGAGCGGGTCCGCAGGATCGCCGACGACCTCCTCCGCTTCGGGGAGGTCAAGCCCGTCTGGATCGGCGTGAGGGGAACGACCGTGACGGCCGAGCGGGCCCGTCCGAGCGCCCGGGGCCTCGGCATGCGCATCAGGTCCGTCTATCCCTCTTCCCCCGCCGAGGACGCGGGGCTGGAGCCGGGCGACGTCGTCGTCTCGCTGAACGGACGGCCCGTGGAATCGCGGGAGGACTTCGACACTCTTCTCTCCGCCGTCGCGCCCGGAGCGCCGCTGACGCTGGAGACCCGGCGCGGCGAGCGTTCCCGCACCGCGTCGATGAAGGCGGCGCGCGTACCGTCGGACCTCGGGCTCGAGATCCTCCGGCGGGAGATCGGCATCTCCGTGGCGCCGGCTCGCACCGGGCTCGTGCTGACCTCGGTGGCGCGCGAGTCCCCGGCCGACCGGAAGGGGCTCGAGCGGGGCGACGCCCTCCTGGGCGTCAACGGCCGGCGCGTCGCGACGCTCGAGGACGCCGCCCGCGCCGTCGAGCGCGGCTACGGACGCTCGGGACTGGCCCTGGCCGTCGGGCGCGGCGGGTACACGTACAACGTGACGTTCGCCCTCGACTGAAGTGGATCGGGGAGGCTCGCCACGAGCCTCCCCGCGGCGCCTTCCGGCGCCTCCCTCGACAGGGAAGGGCGGGGCGGGCGGAGCTGCCCGCCTCGCGATTCACCTTCTCAGGCGCAGCTCCGAGACGACGATGCCGAAGAGGACGAGGCCGCCCCCCCACGCCTCGCGGGCGGAGAGCCGCTCGCCCAGCGTCACCGCCGCGAAGAGCGCCGTGAAGACCGGCTCGAGGGCGAAGATGACCGCCGCGTGGACGGCCGGCATCCGCGCCTGCGCCCAGGTCTGCACGAGCGTCGTGACGACCGAGGCGACGAGCCCCATCCAGAGGATCGCCAGGAGGAGCTTCGGCGTGAATTCGAGCGGCCGCGCCTCGGCCGCGAAGAACGGCTCGGTCCTCCCGAGGAAGGGAGTCAGGAGAAGCCGGCCGACGAGGACCCCCGCGAAGGCGAAGACGATCTGCCCCGCCGAGTAGGCCCTCACGTCGTGCTTCGGCGAGGCGACGCCCATCTCCACGAAGACGACCGCGTAGACGAGCGCCGTCAGGAAGACGAGCAGGTCGCCCGGGTCGAGCCCCGTCGCCCCGGTCGGCCACGACATCAGGCCGAAGCCCCCGGCGGCCAGGATCAGGCCGGCGAGGTTCGACCCCGAAGGCTTCTGCCGGTAGAACAGCCACCCGGCGACCGGCGTGAGCGGAACGGAGAGGCCCGTGATGAAGGCGGCCTTGGAGGCGGTCGTGAAGAGCTGCCCGACGAGCTGGCAGCCGATGCCGACCGCGAGGAGGAGGCCGATGATCGCGCTGTCCTTCACGAGGCCCGGCGTCCGGGGCCGGCCGCGGGCGAAGAAGACGAGGA is part of the Holophagales bacterium genome and encodes:
- a CDS encoding DMT family transporter, producing MSPLDVPRREALLADSALVVVTAIWGSTFIVNELILKETPPLLFLALRYGVAAGILVFFARGRPRTPGLVKDSAIIGLLLAVGIGCQLVGQLFTTASKAAFITGLSVPLTPVAGWLFYRQKPSGSNLAGLILAAGGFGLMSWPTGATGLDPGDLLVFLTALVYAVVFVEMGVASPKHDVRAYSAGQIVFAFAGVLVGRLLLTPFLGRTEPFFAAEARPLEFTPKLLLAILWMGLVASVVTTLVQTWAQARMPAVHAAVIFALEPVFTALFAAVTLGERLSAREAWGGGLVLFGIVVSELRLRR
- a CDS encoding Rrf2 family transcriptional regulator, which produces MVEVSSNPGGERSAAELAGLLGLSRESVHQLLAPYVRAGLLVAVRGRTGGYRAGQNLSATPLAAVLAPFAGPSPDSEAVEGRAGLDRLVDALEAEAAGARLAVYQRLTVGELVRRVRAEREALDWEI
- the cysK gene encoding cysteine synthase A — protein: MRIASDITKLIGNTPLVRLNRMAKDSAPGAVVAAKLEYFNPANSVKDRIGVAMIEALERDGKITPGRTVLVEPTSGNTGIGLAFAAAAKGYRLILTMPESMSLERRKVLRLLGAELVLTPAAQGMKGAIAKAGEILAGLGSDGAMPQQFENPANPAVHEATTAVELWNDTDGAMDVFVAGVGTGGTMTGVGRFWKPKKPAVRLVAVEPVHSPVLSGGAPGPHRIQGIGAGFVPKNLETQLVDEVVQVTNDQAFEYARRLAKEEGILAGISSGAAAFAALEVARRPDSAGKLIVFVIPSTSERYISTDLFKEDEPPAGTVI
- a CDS encoding trypsin-like peptidase domain-containing protein, encoding MSRHLLLPVVAVLLATAPSASAQRRDADAPRGESDLRRGAEDPRRSPIVRAVEQIGPSVVNISAERLVRRRASPLDYFGAQGDRARRSESLGSGVVLDASGIVVTNDHVISGASKIFVTTADGRELEAELLGADADNDLAVLKVDGRGLKPVRLGTTADLMIGETAIAVGNPFGLSNTVTTGIVSALQRTVKGDSRTYTDFIQTDAAINPGNSGGALCNVVGELIGINTAIVGGANTIGFAIPVERVRRIADDLLRFGEVKPVWIGVRGTTVTAERARPSARGLGMRIRSVYPSSPAEDAGLEPGDVVVSLNGRPVESREDFDTLLSAVAPGAPLTLETRRGERSRTASMKAARVPSDLGLEILRREIGISVAPARTGLVLTSVARESPADRKGLERGDALLGVNGRRVATLEDAARAVERGYGRSGLALAVGRGGYTYNVTFALD